From a region of the Mercurialis annua linkage group LG1-X, ddMerAnnu1.2, whole genome shotgun sequence genome:
- the LOC126687160 gene encoding binding partner of ACD11 1, giving the protein MRCYNENHYILCSHCYPTCQLNILLHFSLSHAKKISSATNIEQLTMQQQQQPETRTVQVKQLSDLASEREIHEFFSFSGEIERIDIVRENGESRTAFVTFKNPKALEIAVLLSGATIVDQIVTIFPVENYVPKHELQEVRNVDNAVSAETDPSNVEATSPSNNGRMYVNRAQEVVSSMLAKSSALGQDAVNKAKAFDEKHRLTANASAKVISFDRRVGLTEKLTVGISAVNEKVKSVDQRLQVSDKTMAAIFAAERKLNDTGSAVKSSRYVTAGAAWFNGAFGKVARASQVAGTKTREKFNSAVSNLTAKESPIAV; this is encoded by the exons ATGAGGTGCTACAACGAAAATCACTACATTCTCTGCTCACATTGTTATCCAACTTGTCAGCTCAATATTTTACTTCATTTCTCTCTCTCTCACGCCAAAAAAATATCGTCTGCGACAAACATAGAGCAACTTACAATGCAGCAGCAGCAACAACCGGAG ACGAGAACTGTTCAAGTGAAGCAATTATCAGATCTAGCTAGTGAGAGGGAGATTCACGAGTTTTTCTCCTTTTCCGGCGAAATCGAACGGATTGATATCGTACG TGAAAATGGAGAATCACGCACTGCCTTTGTTACGTTCAAGAATCCTAAAGCACTTGAAATTGCTGTGTTATTATCG GGAGCAACTATTGTGGACCAAATCGTGACTATATTTCCCGTGGAGAATTATGTGCCAAAACATGAGCTACAG GAAGTAAGAAATGTGGACAATGCTGTATCTGCTGAAACCGATCCATCAAATGTTGAG GCTACTAGTCCATCTAACAATGGAAGAATGTACGTCAATAGAGCACAAGAAGTGGTTTCTAGTATGCTGGCAAAAAGTTCAGCGCTTGGCCAAGATGCAGTGAATAAAGCCAAGGCATTTGATGAAAAGCACCGCTTGACTGCTAATGCTTCTGCCAAGGTGATTTCCTTTGATCGAAGAGTTGGGCTTACAGAGAAATTAACAGTTGGGATTTCGGCAGTCAATGAGAAAGTGAAATCAGTGGATCAAAGGCTGCAGGTTTCTGATAAAACAATGGCAGCAATATTTGCAGCAGAGAGAAAGTTAAATGACACAGGATCAGCTGTCAAATCAAGCAG ATATGTCACGGCTGGAGCAGCTTGGTTTAATGGGGCCTTCGGTAAGGTGGCAAGGGCTAGCCAGGTTGCTGGTACTAAAACCAGGGAAAAGTTCAATTCAGCTGTATCCAACTTGACTGCCAAG GAATCTCCAATTGCTGTGTAA
- the LOC126687150 gene encoding uncharacterized protein LOC126687150 yields the protein MATKILNSSGFEIECKEIHDSPGKTNQLVKSLASKSKLERQQIRETYKAIYGEDITNFLQNEAKFGSKVCSVLSQWMVDANELDADVAKEALEQGDTNYKPLVEIFVGRKSSHIMQIKQVYHAKFRRQLDQDIINLEPPHPFQKILVALAASHKAHQVDVSKHIAKCDAKRLNEAGEGNSGAIEEAVVLEILSKRSIPQMKLTFSSYKHIYGHEYTKSFKKGNSRQFEDALKTVIKCMCSPPNYYAKALYVSIKGKTTDKGALARVMIRRAEVDMDEIQVIFKQKYGMNLRDAICESVPSGDYKDFLIALASKTIADAVA from the exons atggcaACCAAGATTCTAAATTCTTCAGGGTTTGAGATAGAATGCAAAGAGATTCATGATTCTCCAGGAAAAACAAACCAGTTGGTCAAGTCACTGGCTAGTAAATCAAAGCTTGAAAGGCAACAAATCAGAGAGACTTACAAGGCCATTTATGGAGAAGATATAACAAATTTTCTCCAAAATGAGGCTAAATTTGGGTCCAAAGTTTGTTCAGTTTTGTCCCAATGGATGGTAGATGCAAATGAACTTGATGCTGATGTGGCAAAGGAAGCTCTTGAACAAGGGGACACTAATTACAAACCCCTTGTTGAAATTTTTGTGGGTAGAAAATCTAGTCATATTATGCAAATTAAACAAGTTTATCATGCAAAATTTAGAAGACAATTGGACCAAGATATCATCAATCTTGAGCCACCTCATCCATTTCAAAAG ATACTTGTGGCATTAGCAGCATCACATAAGGCTCACCAGGTTGATGTTAGCAAGCATATTGCTAAATGTGATGCTAAGAGGCTAAATGAAGCAGGAGAAGGAAATTCAGGAGCTATTGAAGAGGCTGTTGTGCTTGAGATTCTAAGTAAAAGGAGTATTCCACAGATGAAATTGACATTTTCTAGCTATAAACATATCTATGGTCATGAGTATACCAAG TCATTCAAGAAGGGAAATTCAAGGCAATTTGAAGATGCACTTAAGACTGTCATAAAATGCATGTGCAGCCCACCTAACTATTATGCAAAG GCATTGTATGTAAGCATTAAGGGGAAAACAACAGATAAGGGTGCATTGGCAAGGGTGATGATAAGAAGAGCAGAGGTAGACATGGATGAGATCCAAgtgatttttaaacaaaaatatggGATGAATTTGAGAGATGCAATATGTGAAAGTGTGCCATCTGGGGATTACAAAGATTTTCTTATTGCTTTGGCCTCAAAGACTATTGCTGATGCTGTTGCTTAA